The following are encoded in a window of Chryseobacterium sp. genomic DNA:
- a CDS encoding efflux RND transporter periplasmic adaptor subunit, with product MKEFAAIILKGLLVFSCSNEKEAQEKATFSVSGNQITLTALQHKNAGIETTTLANQSIANKIMLPGQISVPPQAMSGVSSSSGGIVKAARFMPGNYVAKGQTLAVVENPELAKLQQDYLQARSAVGYAQKDYERQKYLNQYQASSNKVTQRAMSELQSQNAAVRGISSQLRSYGISPEGVSAGNIQKSTAVTAPISGYVSTVNVSVGQYVSPAEVLYTIVNSNVIHLELRVFEKDLNKLSIGQRVYAFTNQNPDKKYAAAVKLIGKDFSADRSVMVHCDLIDKDESLIPGTFMNAEVEVNAEEGFVISDDAIVTWEDRQYIFEKVKPLTYKMFPVTVGNSESGYTELLNFDPKNSNKKFVIKGAYSLLMALKNVEE from the coding sequence ATGAAAGAATTTGCAGCAATCATCCTTAAAGGCTTGCTGGTGTTTTCCTGTTCCAATGAGAAAGAAGCACAAGAAAAGGCAACTTTTTCCGTATCGGGTAATCAGATTACGCTTACCGCGCTGCAACATAAAAATGCAGGCATAGAAACCACAACGCTGGCGAACCAAAGCATTGCAAACAAAATCATGCTTCCCGGTCAGATCAGTGTTCCGCCACAGGCCATGTCGGGGGTTTCATCGTCATCCGGCGGTATTGTGAAAGCGGCTAGATTTATGCCCGGAAATTATGTTGCAAAGGGACAAACACTGGCGGTTGTTGAAAATCCCGAACTGGCAAAACTTCAGCAGGATTATCTGCAGGCAAGGTCCGCGGTCGGATATGCCCAGAAGGATTATGAAAGACAGAAATACCTGAATCAGTATCAGGCAAGTTCAAATAAAGTAACTCAGCGTGCGATGAGTGAGTTGCAAAGCCAAAATGCAGCAGTGCGGGGAATCTCTTCACAGCTTCGTTCCTATGGAATTAGTCCTGAAGGGGTAAGTGCAGGAAATATTCAGAAAAGTACTGCGGTTACCGCACCAATTTCCGGATATGTTTCCACTGTGAATGTTAGCGTTGGCCAGTATGTGTCCCCCGCCGAGGTGCTTTACACGATTGTGAACAGCAATGTTATCCATTTGGAACTGAGGGTGTTTGAAAAAGACTTGAATAAACTTTCTATTGGACAGAGGGTGTACGCTTTTACCAACCAAAATCCGGATAAAAAATACGCTGCCGCCGTGAAACTCATCGGTAAAGATTTTTCTGCAGACCGAAGTGTCATGGTACACTGCGACTTAATCGATAAAGATGAATCACTGATTCCAGGTACGTTTATGAATGCCGAGGTTGAGGTGAATGCAGAAGAAGGTTTCGTTATTTCTGACGATGCCATAGTTACGTGGGAAGACCGACAGTATATTTTTGAAAAAGTGAAACCACTCACCTACAAAATGTTTCCGGTAACCGTGGGGAATTCTGAAAGCGGATATACCGAACTGCTGAATTTTGACCCTAAAAACAGCAATAAAAAGTTTGTAATTAAAGGTGCATATTCCCTGCTGATGGCCCTGAAAAATGTTGAGGAATAA